The Falco naumanni isolate bFalNau1 chromosome 1, bFalNau1.pat, whole genome shotgun sequence genome window below encodes:
- the NIPSNAP1 gene encoding protein NipSnap homolog 1 — protein sequence MAAAVRRLLGCGGAPGGARQYSRDAEGSWFRSLFVHKVDPRKDAHSNLLSKKETSNLYKIQFHNVKPECLDAYNSLTEEVLPKLHSDADYPCDLVGNWNTWYGEQDQAVHLWRFSGGYPALMDCMNKLKQNKEYLDFRKERSRMLLSRRNQLLLEFSFWNEPLPRQGPNIYELRTYKLKPGTMIEWGNNWARAIKYRQENQEAVGGFFSQIGELYVVHHLWAYKDLQSREETRNAAWRKRGWDENVYYTVPLIRTMESRIMIPLKISPLQ from the exons atggcggcggcggTGCGGCGGTTGCTGGGGTGCGGCGGCGCCCCCGGTGGAGCGCG GCAGTACTCGAGGGACGCCGAGGGCAGCTGGTTCCGCTCCCTCTTTGTGCACAAGGTGGATCCCCGCAAGGATGCCCATTCCAACCTCCTCTCCAAGAAGGAGACCAGCAACCTCTACAAGATCCAGT ttCACAACGTGAAGCCAGAGTGCCTGGATGCCTACAACAGCCTGAC AGAGGAGGTGCTGCCCAAGCTCCACTCAGATGCTGACTACCCCTGTGACCTGGTGGGCAACTGGAACACGTGGTACGGCGAGCAGGACCAGGCAG TGCACCTCTGGCGCTTCTCAGGCGGGTACCCGGCCCTGATGGATTGCATGAACAAGCTCAAACAAAATAAG gAGTACCTGGACTTCCGCAAGGAGAGGAGCCGGATGCTGCTGTCCCGCAGGAATCAGCTGCTTCTGGAGTTCAGCTTCTGGAATGAGCCCCTGCCCCGCCAGGGACCCAACATCTATGAGCTGAGGACCTACAAGCTCAag CCAGGGACCATGATCGAATGGGGCAACAACTG GGCTCGGGCCATTAAGTACCGACAGGAGAACCAGGAGGCGGTTGGTGGGTTCTTCTCCCAGATTGGGGAGCTGTATGTGGTGCACCATCTCTGGG caTACAAGGACCTGCAGTCCCGAGAGGAAACAAGGAACGCGGCCTGGAGGAAGAGGGGCTGGGATGAGAACGTGTACTACACGG TCCCACTGATCCGGACCATGGAGTCGCGGATAATGATTCCCCTGAAGATCTCGCCCCTGCAGTGA